A single region of the Musa acuminata AAA Group cultivar baxijiao chromosome BXJ1-11, Cavendish_Baxijiao_AAA, whole genome shotgun sequence genome encodes:
- the LOC135597766 gene encoding putative disease resistance protein RGA1, producing MAEVVASSIVRFVSDKLGAKVLNELGMLKGVGEELKRLESTLAAIQDVLEDAEARQVKEKSLRVWLRELKDVAYDLDDLLDETAVKALTKGKVRGLPLTPKSIRVRHEIACKVKKMRKRLDAIAEERATFHLREGTAKDSEPGSGVREQTGSSVDESQVYGRQQDKEQLIDFLLGDSTEEHNNNLGVIAIVGLGGLGKTTLAQLVYNDEGVRQHFERRMWVYVSDKFDSKSLMRSIIESLSAKEFTLPDMDPMQRELVEQIRGRRFLLVLDDVWNEDYELWDRLRILLNNGAKGSKVVVTTRSRRVASVMNADDVHFLAGLSDDDCWLLFKRRAFESGSSARNPSLVAIGKEIVRRCGGMPLAAKALGSMMRFKREVSQWVAVRDNEIWRPSADVDDDQILPALMLSYSHLPPRLKQCFAYCAIIPKGKTMRIETLAQLWVAGGLADLEDVGSHYVDQLLSRSLLEIGQEEAHGAVNLVKMHDVVHDLARFVAGDECSIVDVCGSTATSPGSRYASLLFDGRTPSVAETLGHLRKLRALYVIVTEGIFEEYGVRVLDGKNVYGRSAEEQDEDERVLLAIFSTMKPLRALHLDSFPMKALPAAVQNLDHLRYLDLSRTDLRTLPPAIGRLHNLQILKLWSCTGLEALPESIGELVNLVTLDLCLCRRLSSLPDCIGRMGNLRNLDVSTACITTLPESLSSLSNLQLLKLRDCYWLHELPKNAQSMRSLTHLDIRGCYGLTCMPAGLGQLRQLRMLPTYLLGDGDGEGGLEELGTLNLEGELYIGNLQNLRSATEAGEANLREKPGLRSLKLKWDLTSWFQQEDRNDVAAIGEEHTELVEDALGSLRPQPDLEVLRIEGYVGKVLPGWMMDCSIPNLVELSLDLFTRCEKLPALERLSCLKELNLSRFPRVECLPRLGQLPCLRVLCLEALPAVKRLGSELSGGGCAFPALEELRLVFMLDLEEWSGTEGEDFLPRLSELVLTDCPKLGALPSTFPSVNRLTMNVDDKLLLSHLERGAFPNLKHLGICNCDPDDEAGGMPEVLVERLDSVESSSWTVSEQEIVQVGKNC from the coding sequence ATGGCAGAGGTGGTTGCCAGCAGCATCGTGAGGTTTGTGTCCGACAAGCTGGGAGCCAAAGTGTTGAACGAGCTGGGGATGCTGAAGGGTGTGGGCGAGGAACTCAAGCGGCTGGAGAGCACCCTCGCCGCAATCCAAGACGTGCTCGAAGACGCAGAAGCACGGCAGGTGAAGGAGAAATCCCTCAGAGTTTGGCTGCGGGAGCTGAAGGATGTCGCCTACGACTTGGACGATCTGTTGGATGAGACCGCAGTCAAGGCCCTGACCAAAGGAAAGGTGCGTGGATTGCCTCTCACGCCCAAATCAATTCGAGTTCGGCATGAGATAGCTTGCAAGGtgaagaagatgaggaagagattagacGCCATCGCGGAGGAGCGAGCCACATTCCACCTGAGGGAGGGAACCGCCAAAGACAGTGAGCCGGGCAGTGGAGTAAGAGAGCAAACTGGCTCTTCGGTGGATGAATCCCAAGTCTACGGTCGACAGCAAGACAAGGAGCAACTCATCGACTTCCTTCTCGGCGACTCTACTGAAGAACATAATAACAATCTCGgagtcattgcaattgttgggctGGGTGGTCTCGGCAAGACCACTCTCGCTCAGCTAGTGTACAATGATGAGGGGGTGCGTCAGCACTTCGAGAGGAGGATGTGGGTCTACGTTTCTGATAAGTTCGACAGCAAAAGTCTCATGAGATCGATCATAGAATCCCTGAGCGCAAAGGAGTTCACCCTCCCGGACATGGACCCGATGCAGCGGGAGCTCGTGGAACAGATCAGAGGTAGGAGGTTTCTGCTGGTGTTGGATGACGTCTGGAACGAGGACTACGAACTGTGGGATAGACTGAGGATTCTGCTGAACAATGGAGCCAAGGGAAGTAAGGTTGTGGTGACGACACGAAGCCGGCGAGTCGCGTCCGTGATGAACGCGGACGACGTGCACTTCCTCGCCGGTCTCTCCGACGACGACTGCTGGTTGTTGTTCAAGAGAAGGGCGTTCGAGTCGGGCAGCAGCGCGAGGAACCCCAGCTTGGTGGCCATCGGCAAGGAGATCGTGAGGCGATGTGGAGGCATGCCGTTGGCAGCCAAGGCTTTGGGGAGCATGATGCGGTTCAAGCGAGAGGTGAGCCAGTGGGTGGCGGTCCGGGACAACGAGATTTGGAGACCCTCCGCCGACGTTGACGACGACCAGATTCTACCTGCTTTGATGCTGAGCTACAGTCATCTTCCACCGCGTCTGAAACAATGCTTTGCGTACTGCGCGATTATCCCAAAAGGCAAAACGATGCGGATCGAGACACTGGCTCAGCTGTGGGTTGCAGGAGGCCTGGCGGACCTGGAGGATGTGGGATCTCACTACGTGGATCAGTTGCTGTCCAGATCCCTTCTCGAGATCGGTCAAGAGGAAGCGCATGGTGCTGTGAACCTGGTCAAAATGCACGACGTCGTCCACGACCTCGCTCGGTTTGTCGCCGGCGACGAATGCTCGATCGTGGACGTCTGCGGCAGCACAGCCACCTCCCCAGGTTCGCGCTACGCGTCTCTACTCTTCGATGGACGGACGCCATCGGTTGCAGAGACGCTTGGCCATCTGCGGAAGCTGCGAGCTTTGTATGTGATCGTGACCGAAGGCATTTTTGAGGAGTATGGTGTGAGGGTGCTCGACGGGAAGAATGTTTACGGACGAAGTGCAGAGGAGCAAGACGAAGACGAGAGAGTTCTCCTTGCCATATTCTCCACCATGAAACCCCTGCGAGCACTACATTTGGATAGCTTTCCCATGAAAGCACTGCCTGCTGCAGTACAAAATCTCGATCATCTGCGGTACCTCGACCTGTCACGAACCGACCTCCGAACACTTCCTCCGGCCATCGGGCGTCTCCACAACCTGCAGATCCTGAAACTGTGGAGTTGTACAGGACTCGAAGCATTGCCCGAATCGATCGGCGAGCTGGTAAATCTGGTGACCTTGGATCTCTGTCTCTGCCGACGCCTTTCTTCTTTACCGGATTGCATCGGTCGCATGGGCAACCTGCGGAACTTGGATGTTTCCACGGCTTGCATCACCACGCTGCCGGAATCGTTGAGCTCCCTCTCAAACCTACAGCTGCTGAAACTTAGAGACTGTTACTGGCTGCATGAGCTTCCGAAGAACGCACAGAGCATGAGAAGCCTCACACACCTTGACATACGTGGTTGTTATGGTCTGACCTGCATGCCCGCGGGGTTAGGACAGTTGCGTCAGCTGCGGATGCTGCCGACGTACCTGCTCGGTGATGGAGATGGCGAAGGAGGTCTTGAAGAGCTCGGCACCCTAAATCTCGAAGGTGAATTGTATATCGGGAATCTTCAGAATCTAAGGAGTGCTACGGAAGCCGGCGAGGCCAATCTGAGGGAGAAGCCGGGCCTGCGTTCGCTGAAACTAAAGTGGGATCTGACCTCTTGGTTCCAACAAGAAGACCGGAATGATGTCGCGGCCATTGGTGAGGAGCACACCGAGCTGGTGGAAGATGCGCTAGGAAGCCTCCGACCGCAGCCAGACCTGGAGGTCCTGCGGATCGAGGGTTACGTTGGCAAGGTGCTGCCGGGGTGGATGATGGATTGCTCGATTCCGAATCTGGTGGAGCTTTCACTGGACTTGTTTACTCGATGTGAGAAGTTGCCGGCGTTGGAGAGGCTCTCCTGTCTAAAGGAGCTGAACCTGAGCAGATTCCCCCGTGTCGAGTGCCTTCCACGGTTAGGGCAGCTACCCTGTCTCAGGGTCCTCTGCCTCGAAGCGCTTCCTGCTGTGAAGCGTTTGGGATCAGAGTTGTCCGGCGGCGGGTGCGCGTTCCCTGCACTGGAGGAACTGCGACTGGTTTTCATGTTGGATTTGGAGGAGTGGTCAGGCACGGAGGGGGAAGATTTCCTTCCTCGTCTCTCAGAGCTGGTACTGACGGACTGCCCAAAACTAGGAGCACTACCATCGACGTTTCCATCTGTGAACCGGCTGACGATGAACGTGGACGACAAGCTGCTACTCTCTCACCTCGAACGTGGTGCGTTTCCAAACCTAAAGCATTTGGGTATCTGTAACTGCGACCCAGATGATGAAGCAGGAGGCATGCCAGAAGTCCTAGTGGAGCGCTTGGATTCTGTTGAAAGCTCGTCATGGACAGTAAGTGAACAGGAAATTGTCCAAGTTGGCAAGAATTGTTAG
- the LOC103972375 gene encoding sigma factor binding protein 1, chloroplastic-like, giving the protein MGRPSVHQKSPEQAKAKATKKKKPIKVVYISNPMRVTTSAAQFRGLVQKLTGRDSNVADMAIACSPTGGPSADCEGMTPRDLSSGSGALGPCKGAVATPFEMLDDDGFSSQMLEDLSGFPPWPSLCCESSVGGFWRLGQV; this is encoded by the coding sequence ATGGGGAGGCCGAGCGTCCACCAGAAGAGCCCCGAGCAAGCCAAGGCCAaggcgacgaagaagaagaagcccaTCAAGGTGGTGTACATCTCCAACCCCATGAGGGTCACCACGAGCGCCGCCCAGTTCCGGGGCCTCGTGCAGAAGCTCACCGGCCGGGACTCCAACGTCGCCGACATGGCCATCGCGTGCTCGCCGACAGGTGGACCCTCCGCGGACTGTGAGGGCATGACGCCGCGAGATCTGAGCTCGGGCTCGGGTGCGCTCGGTCCGTGTAAGGGCGCGGTGGCGACGCCGTTTGAGATGTTGGATGATGACGGCTTCTCCTCGCAGATGTTAGAGGACTTGTCGGGGTTCCCACCGTGGCCGTCGCTGTGTTGTGAGTCTTCGGTGGGTGGATTCTGGAGACTCGGTCAAGTGTGA
- the LOC103972374 gene encoding calmodulin gives MAEQLTDEQISEFKEAFSLFDKDGDGCITTKELGTVMRSLGQNPTEAELQDMINEVDADGNGTIDFPEFLNLMARKMKDTDSEEELKEAFRVFDKDQNGFISAAELRHVMTNLGEKLTDEEVDEMIREADVDGDGQINYEEFVKVMMAK, from the exons ATGGCGGAGCAGCTCACCGACGAGCAGATCTCCGAGTTCAAGGAGGCCTTCAGCTTGTTCGACAAGGATGGGGATG GTTGCATCACCACTAAGGAGCTCGGAACTGTGATGCGCTCATTGGGTCAGAACCCCACGGAAGCAGAGCTACAGGACATGATAAATGAGGTCGATGCAGATGGTAATGGAACGATCGACTTTCCTGAGTTTCTCAATTTAATGGCTCGTAAGATGAAGGACACCGACTCTGAGGAGGAGCTGAAGGAGGCCTTCCGTGTTTTCGACAAGGACCAGAATGGTTTCATCTCCGCAGCGGAGTTGCGTCATGTCATGACCAACCTTGGCGAGAAGCTGACAGATGAGGAAGTTGATGAGATGATCCGTGAAGCTGATGTCGATGGAGATGGTCAGATCAACTATGAGGAGTTTGTCAAAGTCATGATGGCAAAATGA
- the LOC135597767 gene encoding transcription factor TGA2.2-like, which produces MPSFISSSTAVQDNGTEENTTHPSRVSDFGLLEQSTVFHIGAASDIRRDLAASVKQSGQTFTSNISQSGVLSNPLASSGTTPAVRVEPLTSPQQKGQQPKLVSFSSSQFENWGESTMANASPRTDTSTDVDTDDKNQRSERGQLAAVAASDSSDRSKDKTLDQKTLRRLAQNREAARKSRLRKKAYVQQLESSRLKLTQLEQELQRARQQGIFISSSGDQTHAMGGNGALAFDVEYARWLDDHNRQISELRTAVNAHASENDLRVIVDGIMTHYEEIFRLKGVAAKADVFHISSGMWKTPAERCFLWLGGFRSSELLKLLVNQLEPLTEQQLMGICNLQQSSQQAEDALSQGMEALHQSLAETLAGSLGPSGSTGNVANYMGQMAMAMGKLGTLETFLRQADNLRQQTLQQMIRILTTRQSARALLAISDYFSRLRALSSLWLARPRE; this is translated from the exons ATGCCGAGCTTTATTTCGTCGTCGACGGCGGTCCAGGACAA CGGCACTGAGGAAAACACAACACATCCTTCTCGAGTATCTGACTTTGGCTTGCTTGAGCAGTCTACTGTATTTCATATAGGTGCTGCTTCTGACATCCGCAGGG ATCTGGCAGCTAGTGTGAAACAAAGCGGACAAACCTTTACTTCAAATATTTCTCAATCTGGTGTTCTCAGTAAT CCTTTAGCTTCCTCTGGTACCACACCTGCTGTAAGGGTTGAGCCTTTGACCTCACCTCAACAAAAGGGTCAGCAACCTAAGCTGGTGTCATTTTCCAGCAGTCAATTTGAGAACTGGGGAGAGTCCACAATGGCAAATGCTAGTCCTAGGACAGATACTTCCACAGATGTGGACACTGATGACAAAAATCAGAGG TCAGAACGAGGACAACTTGCTGCCGTTGCAGCATCTGATTCTAGTGACAGATCGAAGGACAAAACACTGGACCAAAAG ACACTTCGTCGACTTGCTCAAAATCGTGAAGCTGCCAGAAAGAGTCGGTTAAGGAAAAAG GCATATGTGCAACAACTAGAGAGTAGTCGGCTGAAGCTTACTCAACTTGAGCAGGAGCTTCAAAGAGCTCGCCAGCAG GGAATTTTTATTTCTAGCTCAGGAGATCAAACCCATGCCATGGGTGGAAATG GGGCCTTGGCTTTTGATGTAGAGTATGCACGATGGCTTGATGATCATAACCGGCAGATCAGTGAACTGAGGACTGCAGTGAATGCTCATGCGAGTGAAAATGATCTACGTGTTATTGTCGATGGCATCATGACACATTATGAAGAAATATTTCGGCTGAAGGGTGTTGCCGCCAAGGCAGATGTTTTTCACATATCATCAGGCATGTGGAAGACACCAGCCGAAAGGTGTTTTTTATGGCTGGGGGGTTTCCGTTCATCTGAGCTTCTAAAG CTACTAGTAAATCAGCTGGAGCCGCTTACCGAGCAGCAGTTGATGGGCATATGCAACCTCCAGCAGTCATCACAACAGGCTGAAGATGCTCTCTCTCAAGGGATGGAGGCATTGCATCAGTCCTTGGCAGAAACATTGGCTGGCTCTCTCGGTCCCTCAGGATCTACAGGGAATGTTGCAAACTACATGGGCCAGATGGCTATGGCTATGGGGAAACTTGGAACTCTTGAGACTTTTCTTCGCCAG GCGGACAACCTGCGACAGCAAACCCTGCAACAAATGATCCGGATATTAACTACCCGTCAGTCTGCACGGGCGCTTCTTGCCATAAGCGATTACTTCTCACGACTTCGCGCCCTAAGCTCCCTTTGGCTTGCTCGGCCTCGCGAGTAA